ATGTCTTTATCGGTGATGGAAAGCAGCCAGTAACCTGCGTTGGAGATCGCCTGCAACACCCCGAAAATCAGCAGGGCGCGGAACAGCGATAAGCGCTGCATTAATACGCCGCCCCACAGCGCGCCGATAATCGTCGCCACCAGCCCTAAGCTTTTATTCACCATCCCGACATCGCCGGGGTCGAAACCGACACCACGTATAAGGAAGAGAGTGGTCAGGCTCATGGCAAACGCGTCACCGAGCTTATAAAGGACAATCAGCAGCAGGATCAGCCAGGCGTTGTTGCGCCCGAAGAAATCGCGCAGCGGCGCAACCACCGCTTCTTCAAGAGATCGCGGCGCAGGAATGGTGCCCACCGGCTCCGGCGCGCGCAGCGTGGCAATAATGCAGGGGATCATCAGTGCCGCCATCAGCCAGTACATCCCTTGCCAGCCCAGCCAGCGATCCGCCAGCCATAGCGCCAGACCGCCGGAAATCAGCATTGCCAGGCGGTAACCGAGCACGCTTATCGCCGCGCCCGCGCCGCGCTCTTCGGCTGAGAGCACATCCGTTTTCCAGGCATCAAAAACAATGTCCTGCGACGCCGAGCAGAAGGCGATAACCACCGCCAGCGCCGCCATCCAGCGCAGATCGCTGGCAGGCTGTAAAAAGCCCATCGCGGCAATGGCGATCAGGAGCGCAACCTGCGTTAGCAGCAGCCAACCGCGGCGGCGTCCTAAAAAGGAGGGGGTATAGCGATCCATCGCCGGTGACCAGAGAAACTTAAAGACGTAGGCCTGGCCGACCAGCGAGAAGAAACCAATGGTTTTGACATCAACGCCTGCGACGGTTATCCACGCCTGTAACGTGCCGCTGGTGAGGGCGAGAGGTAAACCGGAGGCAAAGCCGAGCATCAGCAAAATCGCTGAT
This Kosakonia cowanii JCM 10956 = DSM 18146 DNA region includes the following protein-coding sequences:
- the ampG gene encoding muropeptide MFS transporter AmpG, which translates into the protein MSSHYLRIFTQPKSAILLMLGFASGLPLALTSGTLQAWITVAGVDVKTIGFFSLVGQAYVFKFLWSPAMDRYTPSFLGRRRGWLLLTQVALLIAIAAMGFLQPASDLRWMAALAVVIAFCSASQDIVFDAWKTDVLSAEERGAGAAISVLGYRLAMLISGGLALWLADRWLGWQGMYWLMAALMIPCIIATLRAPEPVGTIPAPRSLEEAVVAPLRDFFGRNNAWLILLLIVLYKLGDAFAMSLTTLFLIRGVGFDPGDVGMVNKSLGLVATIIGALWGGVLMQRLSLFRALLIFGVLQAISNAGYWLLSITDKDIVTMGAAVFFENLCGGMGTAAFVALLMTLCNSAFSATQFALLSALSAVGRVYVGPLAGWFVASYDWPTFYLFSIFAAIPGLALLLLCKRTLEYTQRTEAFMPRTEFTALYRLALRILGAGALLLAAGLLVLASNALGLTQWSVDGLLLEGGALLALVGILFGGGLDLLALRRTALL